From one Neofelis nebulosa isolate mNeoNeb1 chromosome 4, mNeoNeb1.pri, whole genome shotgun sequence genomic stretch:
- the FERD3L gene encoding fer3-like protein translates to MAAYPERCVDATVLDFVADLSLASPGHPLLCDFAPGVPFGDRDLVLREGRRRRLARFEEEDPEEEGEVDEGEEEEEEEEHGRGASPLGRPKRKRVITYAQRQAANIRERKRMFNLNEAFDQLRRKVPTFAYEKRLSRIETLRLAIVYISFMTELLESFEKKETG, encoded by the coding sequence ATGGCGGCCTATCCAGAGAGGTGCGTGGACGCCACCGTGCTGGACTTCGTCGCAGACCTGTCCCTGGCCTCCCCGGGGCACCCACTCCTCTGCGACTTCGCACCTGGGGTTCCCTTTGGGGACCGAGACCTTGTGCTCCGAGAGGGAAGACGCAGGAGGCTGGCACGCTTTGAGGAGGAGGATCCCGAAGAGGAAGGCGAAGTAgacgagggggaggaggaggaggaggaagaggagcatgGGAGAGGCGCGTCCCCGCTGGGCCGTCCCAAGAGGAAAAGGGTGATCACCTATGCCCAGCGCCAGGCAGCCAACATTCGCGAGAGGAAGCGGATGTTCAACCTCAACGAGGCCTTCGACCAGCTGCGAAGGAAGGTGCCCACTTTTGCTTACGAGAAGAGGCTGTCCCGGATCGAGACCCTACGCCTGGCCATCGTCTACATTTCCTTCATGACCGAGCTCTTGGAGAGCTTCGAAAAGAAGGAAACCGGCTGA